One window from the genome of Hydra vulgaris chromosome 02, alternate assembly HydraT2T_AEP encodes:
- the LOC136076811 gene encoding uncharacterized protein LOC136076811, translating into MQIGSISVHFCILDEVVLQVPIEEIMILGADFNGHVGEGNSDDEEVMGRYGVKERNTEGQMMVHFAKRIKMAVINTYFKKKEEHRVRYKSGGRGTQVDYILYRRRNLKEVSDCKVVPGESVAKQHRMVIGKMVLEVKKKKRVRAEPKIKWWKLKDEDCCVKFRDEVRQALSNGVLDTWKGMSNTVRDVARKILGVTSRQKKIDKETWWWNEEV; encoded by the exons atgcaaataggTAGTATCAG tgttcatttttgtattttagatgaAGTTGTTCTGCAGGTTCCTATAGAAGAGATAATGATTCTTGGAGCAGATTTTAATGGACATGTTGGTGAAGGGAACAGTGATGATGAGGAAGTGATGGGTAGGTATGGGGTTAAAGAAAGGAATACAGAAGGACAGATGATGGTACATTTTGCTAAAAGGATAAAGATGGCTGtaattaacacttattttaagaaaaaggaAGAGCACAGGGTGAGGTATAAGAGTGGGGGAAGAGGCACACAGGTCGACTATATCCTCTATAGGAGAAGAAACCTGAAAGAGGTTAGTGATTGCAAGGTGGTACCAGGAGAAAGTGTAGCTAAACAGCATAGGATGGTGATAGGTAAGATGGTTTTGGAGGTGAAGAAGAAGAAGAGAGTGAGAGCAGAACCTAAGATCAAGTGGTGGAAGTTAAAGGATGAGGACTGTTGTGTAAAGTTCAGGGATGAGGTGAGACAGGCACTGAGTAATGGTGTTCTGGATACCTGGAAAGGGATGTCAAATACAGTGAGGGATGTGGCTAGGAAGATACTTGGTGTGACATCAAGACAGAAGAAGATAGACAAGGAGACATGGTGGTGGAATGAGGAAGTTTAG